In Haloterrigena turkmenica DSM 5511, a single genomic region encodes these proteins:
- a CDS encoding 50S ribosomal protein L1, with translation MADSDIETAVARALEDAPDRNFTETVDLAINLRDLDLNEPSNRVDESIVLPSGTGQDTRIVVIAEGETAVRAEEAADEVLSVDDVADLDDDDAKDMADETDFFIAEEAMMQDIARHLGTILGPRGKMPDPLAPDDDVVETVNRLKNTVQLRSGDRRTFHTLVGSEEMDAEDVADNIDVILRRLHADLEKGPQNIDAVYVKTTMGPSVEVA, from the coding sequence ATGGCAGATTCGGATATTGAAACAGCAGTCGCTCGCGCACTCGAGGACGCCCCCGATCGGAACTTTACCGAGACGGTCGACCTCGCGATCAATCTGCGCGACCTTGACCTAAACGAACCGTCGAACCGAGTTGACGAGTCTATCGTCCTGCCGTCCGGAACCGGCCAGGATACGCGAATCGTCGTCATTGCCGAGGGAGAAACCGCCGTCCGCGCCGAAGAGGCCGCGGACGAGGTGCTCTCGGTGGACGACGTGGCCGATCTGGACGATGACGACGCCAAGGACATGGCCGACGAGACGGACTTCTTCATCGCCGAAGAGGCGATGATGCAAGACATCGCCCGGCACCTGGGTACCATCCTCGGTCCCCGAGGGAAGATGCCGGACCCGCTCGCGCCCGACGACGACGTCGTCGAGACCGTCAACAGACTCAAAAACACCGTGCAGCTTCGCTCCGGCGACCGACGAACGTTCCACACGCTCGTCGGCTCCGAGGAGATGGACGCCGAGGACGTTGCCGACAACATCGACGTCATCCTGCGTCGCCTGCACGCCGACCTCGAGAAGGGGCCCCAGAACATCGACGCCGTCTACGTGAAGACGACGATGGGGCCGTCCGTGGAGGTGGCCTAA
- a CDS encoding tripartite tricarboxylate transporter permease, whose translation MAAVPASVEFLAEPSLTLGLLAWILAGAALGCCSGLVPGLHANNFALLLAGFAPSIPGRPLFVGCAMLAAGVVHTFVNAVPAMALGVPDAEMAITALPGHRLVLEGRGYEAIRLSALGSLLAVLAAVPLAVPVTRGVTAAYPTIRTHLSVVLAMVVVALIASERTWRTRLGGLVSFALAATLGVLTLDLATDAPLEAGGMLAPLFAGLFGAPVLIDAIRGGGVPPQRDESIAMSRPLVGATAIAGALAGAVVGYIPGISAAIAAVAVLVVVPGRSGDRGYIVATSGVDTANTIFALFALAAIGQPRTGVMVAFDTVNAPLELPVLVAGIVLAGCVGFVLVIVVGDVYLDFVGRTAYWKISVAVLALLCCLSYLFTGFVGIGVFAVATAIGLVPIRVRARRVHLMGVLIGPLLIGS comes from the coding sequence ATGGCCGCTGTCCCCGCGTCGGTCGAGTTCCTCGCCGAGCCGTCGCTGACGCTGGGACTGCTCGCGTGGATCCTGGCCGGCGCGGCGCTCGGCTGCTGTAGCGGGCTCGTTCCGGGGCTCCACGCGAACAACTTCGCCCTCCTGCTCGCCGGCTTCGCGCCGTCGATCCCCGGCCGGCCGCTGTTCGTCGGCTGTGCGATGCTCGCGGCGGGGGTCGTCCACACGTTCGTCAACGCCGTCCCCGCGATGGCGCTCGGAGTGCCCGACGCCGAGATGGCGATCACCGCGCTGCCGGGTCACCGGCTTGTCCTCGAGGGCCGGGGCTACGAGGCGATCCGGCTCTCGGCGCTGGGCAGTCTGCTCGCGGTCCTCGCGGCGGTCCCGCTCGCCGTCCCGGTCACGCGGGGCGTGACGGCCGCATATCCGACGATCCGGACCCACCTCTCCGTCGTGCTGGCGATGGTCGTCGTCGCGCTGATCGCGTCGGAACGGACGTGGCGGACCCGCCTCGGCGGCCTGGTTTCGTTCGCGCTCGCCGCGACGCTCGGGGTCCTGACGCTCGATCTCGCGACGGACGCGCCCCTCGAGGCCGGCGGGATGCTCGCGCCGCTGTTCGCGGGCCTGTTCGGCGCGCCGGTGTTGATCGACGCGATCCGCGGCGGCGGGGTGCCGCCACAGCGCGACGAGTCGATCGCGATGTCGCGCCCGCTCGTCGGCGCGACGGCGATCGCCGGAGCGCTGGCGGGCGCCGTGGTCGGCTACATCCCGGGCATCTCGGCGGCGATCGCCGCCGTCGCGGTCCTGGTGGTCGTCCCGGGCCGATCCGGCGACCGCGGCTACATCGTCGCAACGAGCGGCGTCGACACGGCGAATACGATTTTCGCGCTGTTCGCCCTGGCCGCCATCGGTCAGCCCCGGACCGGCGTGATGGTCGCCTTCGACACGGTGAACGCTCCCCTCGAGTTGCCGGTGCTGGTCGCCGGAATCGTCCTGGCCGGCTGCGTCGGTTTCGTCCTCGTGATCGTCGTCGGCGACGTCTATCTCGACTTCGTCGGTCGGACGGCCTACTGGAAGATCTCGGTCGCCGTCCTCGCCCTTCTGTGCTGTCTCTCGTATCTCTTCACGGGATTCGTCGGGATCGGCGTCTTCGCCGTCGCGACCGCGATCGGGCTGGTCCCGATTCGCGTCCGCGCTCGACGCGTCCACCTGATGGGCGTGCTGATCGGTCCCTTGCTGATCGGGAGCTAA
- a CDS encoding BtpA/SgcQ family protein — protein sequence MPAITPLRTRFDADRPVVGMVHLPPVPGAPGYEGDRDAVRDRALEDARRLEAGGVDGIVLENFGDAPFYPDDVPKHVVAEMTAVATAVTDAVDVPLGINVLRNDADAALSIAAAVDAEFVRVNVHVGTAATDQGVLEGRAHETLRLRDRIDADVAILADVHVKHATPIGDRSIDRAALEAVERGRADGVIVSGPGTGDETALEDVERVAAALDGAGTAGRTSVFVGSGVTSETVGDCLAAGADGVIVGTALKEGGETTNPVSRERVKALVSSRDSMAD from the coding sequence ATGCCCGCGATTACGCCGCTCCGTACGCGGTTCGACGCCGATCGGCCCGTCGTCGGAATGGTCCACCTCCCGCCCGTTCCGGGTGCACCGGGATACGAAGGCGACCGCGACGCCGTCCGCGACCGCGCCCTCGAGGACGCCCGTCGCCTCGAGGCCGGCGGCGTCGACGGGATCGTGCTCGAGAACTTCGGCGACGCGCCGTTCTATCCTGACGACGTCCCCAAGCACGTCGTAGCGGAGATGACCGCCGTCGCGACGGCAGTGACCGACGCCGTCGATGTCCCTCTCGGGATCAACGTCCTTCGGAACGACGCCGATGCCGCCCTCTCGATCGCCGCGGCCGTCGACGCCGAATTCGTCCGCGTGAACGTCCACGTCGGCACCGCGGCGACCGATCAGGGCGTCCTCGAGGGCCGAGCCCACGAGACGCTCCGACTCCGCGACCGAATCGACGCCGACGTAGCCATCCTCGCGGACGTCCACGTCAAGCACGCGACGCCGATCGGCGACCGCTCGATCGACCGAGCGGCCCTCGAGGCGGTCGAGCGCGGCCGCGCGGACGGCGTCATCGTCTCGGGCCCCGGAACCGGCGACGAGACCGCACTCGAGGACGTCGAACGGGTCGCGGCTGCGCTGGACGGAGCCGGAACCGCCGGGCGCACATCCGTGTTCGTCGGCAGCGGCGTCACGAGCGAGACCGTCGGCGACTGTCTCGCGGCCGGCGCCGACGGCGTCATCGTCGGCACGGCGCTGAAGGAGGGCGGCGAGACGACGAATCCCGTCTCGCGCGAGCGCGTCAAAGCGCTGGTCTCGAGCCGGGACTCGATGGCCGATTAG
- the rpl12p gene encoding 50S ribosomal protein P1, which translates to MEYVYAALILNESGEEINEDNLTDVLDAAGVDVEESRVKALVAALEDVDIDEAVSEAAAVPAGGAAAGGAAAGDAGGDEGGDEEEAEETSDVPDTTDEDDDEDDDAGGEGLGELFG; encoded by the coding sequence ATGGAATACGTATACGCTGCACTCATCCTGAACGAATCGGGCGAAGAGATCAACGAAGACAACCTGACCGACGTGCTCGACGCTGCCGGCGTCGACGTCGAGGAGTCCCGAGTCAAGGCGCTCGTCGCCGCGCTCGAGGACGTCGACATCGACGAGGCAGTCTCCGAGGCCGCCGCGGTCCCCGCTGGCGGAGCCGCCGCAGGCGGCGCCGCAGCCGGTGACGCCGGTGGCGACGAAGGTGGCGACGAGGAAGAAGCCGAAGAGACCAGCGACGTCCCGGACACGACGGACGAGGACGACGACGAAGACGACGACGCCGGCGGCGAGGGCCTCGGCGAACTCTTCGGCTAA
- a CDS encoding 50S ribosomal protein L10, translating to MSAQAERKTENLPQWKKEEVDELQEIIESYDSVGIVGITGIPSKQLQDMRRDLHGTAELRVSRNTLQVRALEQSGLEDLVEHVEGQVGIVGTNDNPFTLYKELEASKTPAPINEGEVAPNDIVIPEGDTGVDPGPFVGELQSIGANARIEEGSIQVMEDSTVLEAGGEVSADLSNVLNELGIEPKEVGLDLRAVVADGVLFDPEDLDIDVEAYESDVSTAAARARNLAINASFPTASTAPALIAKATGEAKSLGLQAAIEDEELMPDLVSKADAQLRALAAQIDDEEALPEELQGVDAAAEPAADEGDEESADEQDDTEPDADEADADTDDDDDDGGDGGAGLGEMFG from the coding sequence ATGAGCGCACAGGCCGAACGCAAGACCGAGAACCTTCCCCAGTGGAAGAAAGAGGAAGTCGACGAGCTCCAGGAGATCATCGAGAGCTACGACAGTGTCGGCATCGTCGGCATCACCGGCATTCCGAGCAAGCAGCTCCAGGATATGCGCCGGGATCTGCACGGGACCGCCGAGCTCCGCGTCAGCCGCAACACTCTGCAGGTCCGCGCGCTGGAGCAGTCCGGACTCGAGGACCTCGTCGAACACGTCGAGGGCCAGGTCGGAATCGTCGGCACGAACGACAACCCGTTCACGCTCTACAAGGAGCTCGAGGCGTCGAAGACGCCCGCCCCGATCAACGAGGGCGAGGTCGCCCCGAACGACATCGTCATCCCCGAGGGTGACACCGGGGTCGACCCGGGGCCGTTCGTCGGCGAACTCCAGAGCATCGGTGCCAACGCACGGATCGAAGAGGGTTCGATTCAGGTCATGGAGGACTCGACGGTCCTCGAGGCCGGCGGCGAAGTCTCTGCTGATCTGTCGAACGTCCTCAACGAGCTCGGGATCGAGCCCAAGGAGGTCGGACTCGACCTTCGCGCCGTCGTCGCCGACGGCGTGCTCTTCGACCCCGAGGACCTCGACATCGACGTCGAGGCCTACGAGAGCGACGTGTCGACCGCCGCGGCTCGCGCACGGAACCTCGCGATCAACGCGAGCTTCCCGACCGCGTCGACGGCGCCGGCGCTCATCGCCAAGGCCACGGGCGAGGCCAAGAGCCTCGGCCTGCAGGCCGCGATCGAGGACGAAGAGCTGATGCCCGACCTCGTCAGCAAGGCCGACGCACAGCTGCGTGCGCTCGCGGCTCAGATCGACGACGAGGAGGCCCTGCCCGAGGAACTGCAGGGCGTCGACGCGGCCGCTGAGCCGGCCGCCGACGAGGGCGACGAGGAATCGGCTGACGAACAGGACGACACCGAACCGGACGCCGACGAGGCCGACGCCGACACCGACGATGACGACGACGACGGCGGTGACGGCGGGGCCGGTCTCGGCGAGATGTTCGGATAA